A region of the Pseudomonas asiatica genome:
CAAAAGCCGGGCCCGTTCGCGCGAGCCCGGCCGATGGCAAGTATCAGAAGTAGTAGGGGAATTTCAGGCTGAAGGAAAAGTCCGGCGCGTCATCGGTCAGACCAATGGCCAGGTTGGGCACGATGGTCAGGTTGTCGGTGGCGGCGAAGGTCATGCCGATGTTGAAGTTGGCCGCGTTGTAGTCGCTGTTGGAGATCGACTGCCAGTCGCCGCCATCCGGTTTTATCTTGCTCTTGCGGGCGAACTGGTCGGACACCGAGAACGACATGCTCATCTTCTCGTTCAGGGCAAAGGCGATACCGCCGCCGATCTGCCACGAGTCGCCCAGCTTCACATCGCCCGGCACCTTGCTGTTGACCTGTGGGCTGATGTCGCTGAACGAGTCTTCCATGTTGTAGGTGTAGGACAGGCTGCCGAACAGCACGGCGGGGTCGAAGGTCTTGACCAGCGAGATGCCCGGCGTGATCGACCAGACGCCGTTGCCGGTCGGCAGGCTTTCCGGTACTGACAGGTTGTCGTTGCCCTCTACCTGGCGCAGTTTTATGCCATAGGGGTCTTTGCCGGTCGGCGCCTTGATGCGCAAGGTCGCGACGGCGTCAGGCCAGGTCTCGTCTTCGTCGAGGAACTTGTAGGCGACACCGACGTTGACGTCGCCGATTTCCGGGTCGCGGGTTACGGTTTCGTCCGAGGTGCTTGCCCCGGCGCCGCCCGCACCGCCGGAAGAGTAGGTGGATTCGCGGTACACCACCGGGACGTTGATGTCGAACTGCCAGCGCTGGGCGAGGTTGTAGCGGGCAGTCATGTCCAGGGTCCAGTTATCTGCCTTAACCCGGTCAAGGTTGATACTGCCGAGGAATATCGAGTCCAGCGCCAGGAAGCCGTTGAGCACAAGCGCCCGGGTATCGTAGTGGGTATAGGTGACACCGGTCTCGAAGCTGAACTTGCCGCCGCCGAAGAAGCCGCTGGCCTCATCGTACAGGTTGGACACGCTCTGAGCCGGTTCAGCGTCGGCGGTCAGCGCCTGGCCATAGGAGCTGCCGGTGGTGCCCGGTGCACCCGATGCCACAGTCTGTGCACCTTTGACCCCTTCGGCCGGGGACCTGACCAGACGTTTGGGTGGGGGGGCTGCCGGGGTTTCTTCTACCTGGCGCACGCGCTGCTCCAGCACCATCAGTGCTTGCTGCTGGGCTTCGTAGCGTTGTTTCAGTTCCATCAGTTCCTGCTTGAGAGCCTCGACCTGAGGGTCGGCTGCGGCGTAAAGCAATGTGGCCGGGGCCAAGGTGGTCAAACACACAAAAGCTTTGAGCGATAAAGATCGGTGCATGGAATTGCCGTCCCTGCCGACTACTTTTGATGAGACTGAGCGTAGATCAGTATCCAAATGTGCGAAGACCTTTGAGCTGATCGAGGCTACCGTTCAGCGACGCGGCTGTCGGCACGCTTTCGCGCATCACTACATTGAGCGTGGTGACGTTATTGACCCGGTTGCCATTGCCCAGCAGCGTCGAGTTCTGCATCAGGCCACCCTGCGCCAGGCGCTGCACGCTGCTGCCCTGGTTGTTACTGGCACTGATATTGAACTGCACCCCTACGCCGCTGGCGGACACACTCAGCGCGCCTGCGCCGTTTGCGCCTGTCAGTGTCTGGCCGTTGGCCAGTGCCTGGCCCTGTGGCTGCGCGGTAGGCGCCTGGTCGGCCTTGGAAACATTGATGGCGACATTGTTGTAGGCGGTATTGTTGTCGCCAGCTGCGCGTACCACCTGGGTAACACCCTCTGTGGTGTTGAGGCCGGCGCCGCCTGTAACGGTACCGGTGCCCGGTGCCGTGGCTCCAGCTGACGCTGTGCCAGTGCCGCTTTCGTCGATCAACGACACGTAGAATTGCGGTTTGATGGTCGACTGCTGAATCTGCATCGTGCTCGTCGCGCCGATCACGTCCCCTTTGGCATTCTGCCAGGTGCTGGACATGACAATGCCGAAACTCACGATCCGCCCCGGCATCACGTAGCGGCCACGCAAGGTCGCCAGCTCATGGTCCTTCAGCTCGATGGGCTTGAAGGTTTCGGCCTGGGTAGGAAGGCTGACGGTCAGGCATGCGATTGCAAGCCAGAATGCATTCTTCATTGGGGTGCTCCCCGGAGCCTCGTGCTCCTTGTCGTTGCAAGAGTCGTTAGAAGAAGTCGCTTTTGATGAACCCGAAGTCCAGCAGCTCTGCATCCTGCACCGGGGTGAAGTTGTTCACCCGGCCCTTGGCGGTCAGGGGCAGGGGCGGGTCGAGCAGGATGTTGTTCTTGTCGTAGCCCTGGCCGATCACGGCGAAGATGATGCCGTTCCAGCCCTTGAGAAAGTCGTCGACCCTGTAGCGCTTGTGGCCCAGTACCGGGTCACCGATGTACACCCAGCCCTTGTCTACCTTCTGCATGACCACGAAGTGCTTGTAGCCGCGCACGTCCATCAGCACCACGACCGGAATGCGCACGCTGTGCAGGGTCTCGGGCGCCACCCGGTAGCCGCGGGCACGCATCCCCAGGCTTTCCACGTAGCGTTTCATGTCGAGCATCGAGAAGCCTTGCGTGCGCACCAGGTCCTGGTCGGCGTGGGCCAGCATGCCTTCGATGATCTGTTGTTCGTCCACGTCCAGCCAGTAGGCCTGGCGCAGGATGGTGGCCAGCGCGGCGGCGCCGCAGCTGAAGTCGGTCTTCTGTTGCACCAGGTCGGCGAACTTGCGCTCGCGTACGCTCTGGATGGGCTTGAACACCACGGCGCCGCCCGGGAGGACGGACAGCGGCATTTGTGCAGCTTCGCTCACGCTGGCCAGGCACAGCAAAAACGCCAGGGCAATGATGCGCATGATCGGATGCCTTCCGGTTCTGTTGAAGAAAGGCCCCCCGAAGGGGGCCTCAAGCGCAGCGATCAGAACGAGGTGTTGGAGATGGCCAGCGAGTTGCTCTGCTGGTTGCCCACACCGGCTGCCACGTTCACGCCCAGGTTGCCGCTGCCACCGTTCACCGAACCGCTAAGGGTTGCAGTGTTGGTAACAGGGTTGGCCCAGCCGGTCGGGGTCAGCACTTGGAAGGACACGGTATTGCTCAAGTCGTAGGCACTGCTTTCGCTGTAGCTCTTCGACACGTCGTTCGACGATTGAGACGATTTCTCGCCAGACTTTTCAAACGCCGATTCCGATGCGTTGGCATAGGTCGACTCGTGAGCCTTCTCATACGAGGAGTCGCGAGACTTCTCGTAGGCCGATGCGCGAGTCTTGTCGTACGACGATTCGTGGTTGCGGTCGAAGGAAGACTCGTTCGACTTGTCGAATGACGAGTCGAACGCTTTCTCGAACGACGCGTCGTACGAGCTGTCACGTGTGCGGTCTACATCGACATTGAGCGATGCGTTGAGCGATGCATCGAAGCTGTCGGTGCGGGTGCGTTCGCGACGGCCGTCATCGGTGGTCACGGTACGGCTGGCATCGGCTGCAGCTGCCAGGGTGGCACTCAGGCTGGAGCTGCTGGACGAACTGGCAGTGGCGCCAACCGAGCCACTGGCATTCCAGCTGTTGGAGCCGCTGGCACTGGAGCTATTGGAACCACTGGCACTGGAGCTGTTCGACCCGCTGGCACTGGAGGTCTTCGAGCCACTGGCATTCATGCTGCTCGAACCACTGGAGGTCCAGCCATTGGAACCACTGGAACTGGCACTTTGCGAGCCGGCCACGCTGAAGCTCGAGGACGAGCTGCGGTCGTCGGTCGAGTTGAACGTGCCCTCACGCGAGCTGGAACCGCTCTTGGTGGTGGTGATGGTCAGTGTATCCACCCGGTAGGTGCGGTCGGCGCCGTTGTTCACCGTCAGGCCTGGGCCGTTCTGGTCGGCAGAGGCGGTGGCGGTGGCGTTGCCCAGTGGGGCTCCGGTGTTGGCGATGGCCATGGTGTTCTTCTGCTGGTTCAGGTCGCCGCCAGCGATGTTGACGCCGACGTTACCCTCTGCACCATCGGCCGAGCCGGTCATGACTGCCGAGTTCTGGGTGGACCAGTTGTCGACACGGTTGTTGTTGCTGAACTGGCTAACGTCAGCGGTGGCTTCGGCGGAGCCGAACACGAAGCTGTTGTCCAGGCTGGATTCGGACGATGCGTTGGCAATGGCCGCAGCATTGTCCTGCTGGTTGCCGTTACCGGCCGCCACGTTGACACCTACGTTGCCGCTGGCACCCGAAGCCGAGCTGCTCATCTCGGCTTCGTTGATGGTGCCTTGGTTGGTGATGGTGTTGCCGGTGCTGCGCTGGCTGTCCATGGCGTTGGCGGTGGCAAACACAGGGATCCTGGTGGGAGGAGGCGTGTGCTGCCCGTTGTTGTGGTGACCATTGTGGTGCCCGCCACGCCGGTCGTTCTGATCAGCTTGTACAGCAACAGCCATGACCGCAGCAATTGCGAAAACCAGAGGCTTGATTGCCATCGAGGGTTTCATGGTGATTCTCCGTACGATTAGGTTAAGTGTCGTTCTTGACTGGCAGGGTCAATCCGCGACCCGGATGCTCAGGGTGTTGGCCATGCGGTTTCCCACCCCGGCACTCTGGTTCAACTGAATCACTCCACGGCTACCGGTGAAGGCCTGGTCACTGGTGGTGACCTGGCGATGGCCAGTTGAAGTGTCAATCGGACCGGAGTTGTTGAGCAGCGCCACGTTCTGCTGCATGAGGACGCTGTCGTCGATGCTTTGCGGCTGGGCACCGATACTGATGCTCAGTGCGTTCGCTTGCTGGGTGTTGGCGCCGGCGCTCTGGTTGATCCCGAGGGCGCCGCTACCGTTGCTGAAGGCGTCGCCCTGTATGGTCGAGCGTGCGTTCATTGCGGGGTCTGCAGGGGTGTTCAGGCGCTGGCGGATCTGCGTGGTGGCGCTGGCCTCGGGCCCAACGGCGAAGGCGCGCGCGTTGGCCTGTTGCTGTTGGTCACCGGCCGCTTGATTGACCGACAGGTTGCCCTGGTAACGGCTGCCCGAATTGTCGATATCGGCGTTGTTGATCACGGGAACCGGGGATTGCGCGAAGGTCGATGTACTGCACAGCGTGATCAGGATCAGCAGCGTGTGCTTCATCTCACTTGCCTCCGGTCAGGATCTGCAGCGGCGCCAGGCCGCGCTGCAAGCTCGAATTGACCATGTTCGAGATGCCATTGCCCGAGCCCGTGCCGCGGCCACCGGCCAGGTTGGGCAGCTGGGACTGGTTGTTGAGGTTGCCGCCCAGGTTGTTGGTCTGCTGGGTAATCAGGGTACTGATACCTGCACCGCTGCTGATGTTGGCGAAGTCGCCATCACTCAGTTCGTTGGTTTGCTTGAGGATGTGGGCGGAAGGGTTGGCATTGACGGTGGTGGGGTTGGGGTCGGGTCGTAACGGCGGGACAACGGCGTTGCGTGTCTGCACGTCACGGGTTATCACGATGATGCCGTTGTCGGCCTGGGCCGTCAGGCCCAACGAGCCCAGCACACATCCCATCAGCAACAGGTGATAGAGGCGTTTGTCAGTTTTCCTCACGACGGCAACTCCTTCAATGAGCGCTGGCCCTGTTCAGCGATGCGAACCAGGCAGCAGAAGGTGTGC
Encoded here:
- a CDS encoding C39 family peptidase, yielding MRIIALAFLLCLASVSEAAQMPLSVLPGGAVVFKPIQSVRERKFADLVQQKTDFSCGAAALATILRQAYWLDVDEQQIIEGMLAHADQDLVRTQGFSMLDMKRYVESLGMRARGYRVAPETLHSVRIPVVVLMDVRGYKHFVVMQKVDKGWVYIGDPVLGHKRYRVDDFLKGWNGIIFAVIGQGYDKNNILLDPPLPLTAKGRVNNFTPVQDAELLDFGFIKSDFF
- a CDS encoding heme utilization protein, encoding MKPSMAIKPLVFAIAAVMAVAVQADQNDRRGGHHNGHHNNGQHTPPPTRIPVFATANAMDSQRSTGNTITNQGTINEAEMSSSASGASGNVGVNVAAGNGNQQDNAAAIANASSESSLDNSFVFGSAEATADVSQFSNNNRVDNWSTQNSAVMTGSADGAEGNVGVNIAGGDLNQQKNTMAIANTGAPLGNATATASADQNGPGLTVNNGADRTYRVDTLTITTTKSGSSSREGTFNSTDDRSSSSSFSVAGSQSASSSGSNGWTSSGSSSMNASGSKTSSASGSNSSSASGSNSSSASGSNSWNASGSVGATASSSSSSSLSATLAAAADASRTVTTDDGRRERTRTDSFDASLNASLNVDVDRTRDSSYDASFEKAFDSSFDKSNESSFDRNHESSYDKTRASAYEKSRDSSYEKAHESTYANASESAFEKSGEKSSQSSNDVSKSYSESSAYDLSNTVSFQVLTPTGWANPVTNTATLSGSVNGGSGNLGVNVAAGVGNQQSNSLAISNTSF
- a CDS encoding adhesin; this translates as MKHTLLILITLCSTSTFAQSPVPVINNADIDNSGSRYQGNLSVNQAAGDQQQQANARAFAVGPEASATTQIRQRLNTPADPAMNARSTIQGDAFSNGSGALGINQSAGANTQQANALSISIGAQPQSIDDSVLMQQNVALLNNSGPIDTSTGHRQVTTSDQAFTGSRGVIQLNQSAGVGNRMANTLSIRVAD